The Molothrus ater isolate BHLD 08-10-18 breed brown headed cowbird chromosome 1, BPBGC_Mater_1.1, whole genome shotgun sequence genome includes a window with the following:
- the ZNF438 gene encoding zinc finger protein 438 isoform X1: MQNPLTVSAGGVFLHANPAEKHCVQQSMLGQQKQETCAGKTVSTDKHKSPSDIIQSFQKKSQFRTIAPKMVPKVLTSGVVSCLQSSLPEPMTPISASGSKPLVVPAQNYAVMQVAAHKGTFSLLAVPCVAPALTQQVQQSTVAPSENLKLPIPRYQSVRNKLLSDKKPAQISGLSARNKILTKALISSQTSPVTALPEDCPEAHCSSDSAEQGLIADCDLAEIGVVTLMNKSNCVESRSLLMNKTKIVSNSTSGPSVFENSLSKPASTTNPMKLSLHSVKTAQETTRESLLTSEKLKEKPTNSANPVAVLSPAVFGSTIQMTPAAPKGKLPILPYSRMKNSVFCKSKQNINVMDIPGHSLKSECEKIPSLMKTRAFDKQLSVSFTQVPKQSIGENTFSPSSKEDDVDSLKKLGSATSKRRGRKKRAPEDLLAFQAKRRKCIINKFREGRERAKVGSETPEDNKAGAVKRYRSIRPKPVVVVQALAPLTPAAIVETPSRGQDSLLNGSLTSKCVSSKHSGAPAAKSSDLSRNTHSAVPKGLHRCHVCNRTFRFKHHLQDHMNTHTSRRPYSCRICRKAYIHSGSLSTHMKLHHNEGKSKKLVCCEFCAKVFGHAKVYFGHLREVHRVVISTEPHTSEQQVQDTLKKRDRNIKEAEEAAERGNKCNFEDLFHNPGGVKLQVKCGRCQFIAESFGEMKFHLLCCHGEEIQGRVKEGVLQENRGTKGKLVKHTTHVWKQHKERRHLAQCSARQEELYNVPKPKRQMYFQQQNNVNIVPKSEPTQLGSSEASKEMQNVGFGTQRKKIEFWSKAGYNCILCKQLFGRKEDLCNHWQSHHNCEDPSTLWTIFTLVSKQGIIELSDNGEY; encoded by the exons gtggtgtttttttgCATGCTAATCCTGCAGAGAAACATTGTGTCCAACAAAGTATGCTGGGTCAGCAAAAGCAAGAAACTTGTGCTGGAAAGACAGTATCCACAG ATAAACACAAATCCCCTTCGGATATAATACaaagttttcagaagaaaagtcAGTTTAGGACCATTGCTCCAAAAATGGTACCAAAAGTTTTAACATCTGGAGTGGTTTCTTGCCTTCAGTCATCTTTGCCTGAGCCAATGACACCAATTTCAGCTTCAGGCTCTAAGCCCCTGGTGGTGCCAGCTCAGAACTATGCTGTCATGCAGGTGGCTGCTCACAAGGGCACATTTTCCCTGTTGGCTGTGCCATGTGTTGCACCTGCCCTAACACAGCAAGTTCAGCAGTCGACTGTGGCCCCCTCTGAAAATCTAAAGCTGCCCATCCCCAGGTACCAATCTGTAAGAAATAAATTGCTGAGTGACAAAAAACCAGCGCAAATCTCTGGGTTGAGTGCACGTAACAAGATTCTTACCAAAGCACTGATCTCATCACAGACTTCCCCCGTGACTGCTCTACCTGAAGACTGTCCTGAAGCTCATTGTAGTTCAGATTCAGCTGAGCAAGGGTTGATAGCAGACTGTGACTTAGCTGAAATTGGAGTTGTCACATTAATGAATAAAAGCAATTGTGTGGAGTCTAGATCTCTTTTAATGAACAAAACTAAAATTGTTAGCAATAGTACTTCTGGACCATCTGTATTTGAAAACTCTCTATCCAAGCCAGCAAGTACAACTAATCCCATGAAACTAAGTCTACACTCTGTGAAGACAGCACAGGAAACCACAAGAGAGTCACTCCTGACATCTGAGAAACTAAAGGAGAAACCCACAAATTCTGCAAATCCTGTTGCTGTCTTGTCACCAGCGGTTTTTGGCAGTACAATTCAGATGactccagcagcaccaaaaGGAAAACTTCCTATTTTGCCTTACTCCAGAATGAAAAATTCAGTGTTCTGTAAATCTAAGCAGAATATTAATGTTATGGACATACCTGGTCATTCACTAAAATCTGAATGTGAAAAGATACCATCTCTGATGAAAACCAGAGCCTTTGATAAGCAATTAAGTGTATCATTTACACAAGTCCCCAAACAATCCATTGGAGAAAACACCTTCTCTCCCTCCAGCAAAGAGGATGATGTCGACAGTCTTAAAAAATTGGGCAGTGCAACCTCTAAaagaagaggcaggaaaaaaagagcccCGGAAGATTTATTGGCTTTTCAGGCCAAGCGAAGGAAATGCATCATTAATAAGTTtagagaaggaagagagagggCAAAGGTTGGTAGTGAGACACCTGAAGATAATAAAGCAGGAGCAGTGAAACGGTACCGCAGTATCAGACCAAAACCCGTGGTGGTCGTGCAGGCGCTCGCGCCGCTGACTCCTGCAGCAATCGTGGAGACGCCGTCTCGTGGGCAGGACTCACTTTTAAATGGTTCACTCACCAGTAAATGTGTGAGTTCCAAGCACAGTGGTGCTCCAGCAGCTAAATCAAGTGATCTAAGCAGAAACACACACTCAGCTGTCCCTAAGGGGCTGCACAGGTGCCATGTTTGTAACCGTACATTCCGCTTCAAGCACCACCTCCAGGACCACATGAACACGCACACGAGCAGGAGGCCCTACAGCTGCAGGATCTGCAGGAAGGCATATATCCACTCTGGGAGCCTGAGCACCCATATGAAGCTTCATCACAATGAAGGCAAATCCAAAAAGCTGGTGTGCTGTGAATTCTGTGCTAAAGTGTTTGGCCATGCGAAAGTGTACTTTGGGCACCTCAGAGAAGTTCACAGGGTTGTTAtcagcacagagccccacaCCAGCGAGCAGCAGGTGCAAGATACTTTAAAGAAGAGAGACAGGAATATAAAAGAGGCAGAAGAAGCTGCAGAGAG GGGGAATAAGTGCAATTTTGAGGACCTGTTCCATAACCCAGGAGGAGTGAAATTACAGGTCAAATGTGGTCGATGCCAGTTTATTGCAGAGTCTTTTggtgaaatgaaatttcatttattgTGCTGTCATGGAGAAGAGATTCAGGGAAGAGTGAAGGAAGGGGTTTTGCAAGAAAACAGAGGAACAAAGGGGAAACTGGTCAAACATACAACCCATGTGTGGAAACAGCACAAAGAGAGAAGACATTTAGCACAGTGCAGTGCCCGTCAGGAGGAGCTGTATAATGTTCCAAAACCAAAGAGACAGATGTACTTCCAGCAGCAAAATAATGTCAATATTGTACCTAAAAGTGAACCAACCCAGTTAGGAAGTAGTGAAGCCTCTAAGGAGATGCAAAATGTGGGGTTTggcacacaaaggaaaaaaatagaattttggtCTAAAGCAGGCTATAACTGCATCTTATGCAAACAGTTATTTGGAAGAAAAGAGGATCTTTGTAATCATTGGCAGAGTCATCATAATTGTGAAGACCCTTCCACTTTATGGACAATTTTTACTTTGGTATCAAAACAAGGAATTATTGAACTTTCTGATAATGGTGAATATTGA
- the ZNF438 gene encoding zinc finger protein 438 isoform X2 has protein sequence MQNPLTVSADKHKSPSDIIQSFQKKSQFRTIAPKMVPKVLTSGVVSCLQSSLPEPMTPISASGSKPLVVPAQNYAVMQVAAHKGTFSLLAVPCVAPALTQQVQQSTVAPSENLKLPIPRYQSVRNKLLSDKKPAQISGLSARNKILTKALISSQTSPVTALPEDCPEAHCSSDSAEQGLIADCDLAEIGVVTLMNKSNCVESRSLLMNKTKIVSNSTSGPSVFENSLSKPASTTNPMKLSLHSVKTAQETTRESLLTSEKLKEKPTNSANPVAVLSPAVFGSTIQMTPAAPKGKLPILPYSRMKNSVFCKSKQNINVMDIPGHSLKSECEKIPSLMKTRAFDKQLSVSFTQVPKQSIGENTFSPSSKEDDVDSLKKLGSATSKRRGRKKRAPEDLLAFQAKRRKCIINKFREGRERAKVGSETPEDNKAGAVKRYRSIRPKPVVVVQALAPLTPAAIVETPSRGQDSLLNGSLTSKCVSSKHSGAPAAKSSDLSRNTHSAVPKGLHRCHVCNRTFRFKHHLQDHMNTHTSRRPYSCRICRKAYIHSGSLSTHMKLHHNEGKSKKLVCCEFCAKVFGHAKVYFGHLREVHRVVISTEPHTSEQQVQDTLKKRDRNIKEAEEAAERGNKCNFEDLFHNPGGVKLQVKCGRCQFIAESFGEMKFHLLCCHGEEIQGRVKEGVLQENRGTKGKLVKHTTHVWKQHKERRHLAQCSARQEELYNVPKPKRQMYFQQQNNVNIVPKSEPTQLGSSEASKEMQNVGFGTQRKKIEFWSKAGYNCILCKQLFGRKEDLCNHWQSHHNCEDPSTLWTIFTLVSKQGIIELSDNGEY, from the exons ATAAACACAAATCCCCTTCGGATATAATACaaagttttcagaagaaaagtcAGTTTAGGACCATTGCTCCAAAAATGGTACCAAAAGTTTTAACATCTGGAGTGGTTTCTTGCCTTCAGTCATCTTTGCCTGAGCCAATGACACCAATTTCAGCTTCAGGCTCTAAGCCCCTGGTGGTGCCAGCTCAGAACTATGCTGTCATGCAGGTGGCTGCTCACAAGGGCACATTTTCCCTGTTGGCTGTGCCATGTGTTGCACCTGCCCTAACACAGCAAGTTCAGCAGTCGACTGTGGCCCCCTCTGAAAATCTAAAGCTGCCCATCCCCAGGTACCAATCTGTAAGAAATAAATTGCTGAGTGACAAAAAACCAGCGCAAATCTCTGGGTTGAGTGCACGTAACAAGATTCTTACCAAAGCACTGATCTCATCACAGACTTCCCCCGTGACTGCTCTACCTGAAGACTGTCCTGAAGCTCATTGTAGTTCAGATTCAGCTGAGCAAGGGTTGATAGCAGACTGTGACTTAGCTGAAATTGGAGTTGTCACATTAATGAATAAAAGCAATTGTGTGGAGTCTAGATCTCTTTTAATGAACAAAACTAAAATTGTTAGCAATAGTACTTCTGGACCATCTGTATTTGAAAACTCTCTATCCAAGCCAGCAAGTACAACTAATCCCATGAAACTAAGTCTACACTCTGTGAAGACAGCACAGGAAACCACAAGAGAGTCACTCCTGACATCTGAGAAACTAAAGGAGAAACCCACAAATTCTGCAAATCCTGTTGCTGTCTTGTCACCAGCGGTTTTTGGCAGTACAATTCAGATGactccagcagcaccaaaaGGAAAACTTCCTATTTTGCCTTACTCCAGAATGAAAAATTCAGTGTTCTGTAAATCTAAGCAGAATATTAATGTTATGGACATACCTGGTCATTCACTAAAATCTGAATGTGAAAAGATACCATCTCTGATGAAAACCAGAGCCTTTGATAAGCAATTAAGTGTATCATTTACACAAGTCCCCAAACAATCCATTGGAGAAAACACCTTCTCTCCCTCCAGCAAAGAGGATGATGTCGACAGTCTTAAAAAATTGGGCAGTGCAACCTCTAAaagaagaggcaggaaaaaaagagcccCGGAAGATTTATTGGCTTTTCAGGCCAAGCGAAGGAAATGCATCATTAATAAGTTtagagaaggaagagagagggCAAAGGTTGGTAGTGAGACACCTGAAGATAATAAAGCAGGAGCAGTGAAACGGTACCGCAGTATCAGACCAAAACCCGTGGTGGTCGTGCAGGCGCTCGCGCCGCTGACTCCTGCAGCAATCGTGGAGACGCCGTCTCGTGGGCAGGACTCACTTTTAAATGGTTCACTCACCAGTAAATGTGTGAGTTCCAAGCACAGTGGTGCTCCAGCAGCTAAATCAAGTGATCTAAGCAGAAACACACACTCAGCTGTCCCTAAGGGGCTGCACAGGTGCCATGTTTGTAACCGTACATTCCGCTTCAAGCACCACCTCCAGGACCACATGAACACGCACACGAGCAGGAGGCCCTACAGCTGCAGGATCTGCAGGAAGGCATATATCCACTCTGGGAGCCTGAGCACCCATATGAAGCTTCATCACAATGAAGGCAAATCCAAAAAGCTGGTGTGCTGTGAATTCTGTGCTAAAGTGTTTGGCCATGCGAAAGTGTACTTTGGGCACCTCAGAGAAGTTCACAGGGTTGTTAtcagcacagagccccacaCCAGCGAGCAGCAGGTGCAAGATACTTTAAAGAAGAGAGACAGGAATATAAAAGAGGCAGAAGAAGCTGCAGAGAG GGGGAATAAGTGCAATTTTGAGGACCTGTTCCATAACCCAGGAGGAGTGAAATTACAGGTCAAATGTGGTCGATGCCAGTTTATTGCAGAGTCTTTTggtgaaatgaaatttcatttattgTGCTGTCATGGAGAAGAGATTCAGGGAAGAGTGAAGGAAGGGGTTTTGCAAGAAAACAGAGGAACAAAGGGGAAACTGGTCAAACATACAACCCATGTGTGGAAACAGCACAAAGAGAGAAGACATTTAGCACAGTGCAGTGCCCGTCAGGAGGAGCTGTATAATGTTCCAAAACCAAAGAGACAGATGTACTTCCAGCAGCAAAATAATGTCAATATTGTACCTAAAAGTGAACCAACCCAGTTAGGAAGTAGTGAAGCCTCTAAGGAGATGCAAAATGTGGGGTTTggcacacaaaggaaaaaaatagaattttggtCTAAAGCAGGCTATAACTGCATCTTATGCAAACAGTTATTTGGAAGAAAAGAGGATCTTTGTAATCATTGGCAGAGTCATCATAATTGTGAAGACCCTTCCACTTTATGGACAATTTTTACTTTGGTATCAAAACAAGGAATTATTGAACTTTCTGATAATGGTGAATATTGA